Proteins from one Plasmodium gaboni strain SY75 chromosome 4, whole genome shotgun sequence genomic window:
- a CDS encoding exported protein (PHISTb) — MRFFNGSSFSTNNGFMDSKNLKNSSIFSFDEEEKKTATRSFLSSLLSKRMVIPMLGVLYVVLLNVCLQNGNTSSNIQFHKNVGRRILSEGQSTDEYSESNSEYVENPVIGSTFMLPNENPLNSLGNLFQADKYNVLEDTQKLIEDLNKFKYNSNYSTIPHAEKYNPVDYNKADYVLDKYIDNLGYCKGDIIKAMKIIWEATMNNERRKFASTKRSMYKYYDDLRRKRIIKNDNYASKLNRCNKIIENSQKQIETHLNDMFNKWFRQKSLFLDDFNRLITVCRIGWKTVSNAAQHQCDTTMRNKDFIDI, encoded by the exons ATGAGATTTTTTAACGGATCAAGTTTTTCTACCAACAACGGATTTATGGATAGCAAGAATCTTAAGAACTCCtcaatattttcttttgatgaagaggaaaaaaaaactgCAACCAGGAGTTTTTTAAGttcattattatctaaACGTATGGTTATACCTATGTTGGGTGTTCTCTATGTTGTCTTATTG AATGTATGCTTACAGAATGGTAATACATCCTCAAATATACAATTCCATAAGAACGTAGGAAGAAGAATTTTATCAGAAGGACAATCTACAGATGAATATAGTGAATCAAATTCTGAATATGTTGAAAATCCAGTTATAGGTAGTACTTTTATGTTACCAAATGAAAATCCATTAAATAGCCTTGGTAATTTATTTCAAGcagataaatataatgtattaGAAGATACTCAAAAACTAATTGAagatttaaataaatttaaatataacaGTAACTATAGTACAATTCCACATGctgaaaaatataatccTGTTGATTATAACAAAGCTGATTATGTAttagataaatatattgataaCTTAGGTTACTGCAAAGGAGATATTATTAAAGCtatgaaaattatatggGAAGCTACTATGAACAATGAAAGAAGAAAATTTGCTTCTACTAAACGTAGCATGTACAAATATTATGACGATTTAAGACgtaaaagaataataaaaaatgataattatgCAAGCAAATTAAATAGatgtaataaaattatagaAAATTCACAAAAACAAATTGAAACTCATTTAAATGATATGTTCAATAAATGGTTTAGACAAAAAAGTTTATTCTTAGATGATTTCAATAGATTAATTACTGTATGCAGAATCGGATGGAAAACTGTATCTAATGCTGCACAACACCAATGTGATACCACCATGCGTAATAAAGATTttattgatatataa